The genomic region TTCCTTTTCCTTCACACGCTGGAAAAGCGAACAAATCTTATTTTCGAGAACCACATTGTCTGTCTCCTCAGGGAAGAGACTCGGATATTGTGAGCGAAACCAATCTTTTAAATTCATAAACTTACTTTTCAAAGAACCCTTCTCCTTTATCGTCCTTTTGGATGAGGTGCTTCAAAAACTCCTTAGCCTTGAAGAGACGACTCTTAACCGTACCTACGTTGCATTCCATGATCTCAGCAATTTCGTTATACGAAAGATTTTCGAAATAACGAAGTTCCAAAACCTGTTTGTAGGAATCTTCTAAGAGTGCAATCTTATCCATTAGATAACGAGACTCTTCAGAAAGTTCCAATTTTTTTTCATATCCGACACGAGAATCCACAAATTGGTTATCTCCTGAGTCATCCATGGGTTTTTCCCGGCCTCGTTTCTTCTTGGCGAGTAAATCCTTGGACTTATTCACCACAATGCGGTAGAGCCAGGTATAAACCCCGGCCTCGGCACGGAAGTTTTGGATGGATT from Leptospira brenneri harbors:
- a CDS encoding RNA polymerase sigma factor; translation: MPRPLEGKNMTLREKEKILLQKIKAGDPNAYMTLVSPFRERLFRKAVSMVKDGDDAEDIVQDALISGYKSIQNFRAEAGVYTWLYRIVVNKSKDLLAKKKRGREKPMDDSGDNQFVDSRVGYEKKLELSEESRYLMDKIALLEDSYKQVLELRYFENLSYNEIAEIMECNVGTVKSRLFKAKEFLKHLIQKDDKGEGFFEK